In Anoplopoma fimbria isolate UVic2021 breed Golden Eagle Sablefish chromosome 22, Afim_UVic_2022, whole genome shotgun sequence, a genomic segment contains:
- the dzip1 gene encoding cilium assembly protein DZIP1 isoform X1, giving the protein MPFHDGAYYPYTGDTQGTHSSAGIPSLLNSPLSIMTPPSSGASVVLPFKFRPRRESVDWRRINAVDIDLVVSQLDLDALQEHISSVTFCSLDGERCQRCQSPVDPALVKLLRLAQLTLEWLLHCQEFLTLNLRAVEEKLAAAGREREQLLDQQKKQEEKVKTLTDELKQRKKVIRTQQSMLTPRIISGHKCPHCDKSFLNSSFLQNHMQRRHPDEYEIEYRSDSEKKSQIDCLKSEISSLKEQVVQQQMDLQAKTAQEKEQQSQHKDLLRELDRFKAEEMARMDRKIEDSRDGMRREMEFLYTRNIQALNEANQNQTAKHEKPASPVHSQPERDLDNYREMQIQAIQKLEHQLKKQDKKWGSRLQEIKAQHESEKNQLLNELSRMQSSVSEHQESSQRLQQEMGRRLQEREHTIKAQREQIRNISLNPPTKIVEIPVIVSAPAPEPKPKRVVLDSSSFSERRPVEKRPEPAPEKKQRATTNALKRNPNIKKEMRPDLEQAVIEKLENLGVKADQSGLRDKELNSILAKVHSKRESIAKGMPDYWRHREEISSSVEQKLGGQRRGSDPAPESQTRSRQTVQVLQIRPRSSSLPSRATQVVSGPAVKQPKTPQPTPRTRTTAQPKTSTPNTKAAPRIFTSKTPPFSSDEESEEEDTDVEDERHQKHQRGKSPQPRLNQVQIRASKASPVQAKRAQARQSFISNPQQARSSVGGSTRTAVAKMESDEDEWSEVSELQEIDPKRLQSFKDQNGNVDKRNFGKENKINDLARKMEKQFADRAVKKPAGGVSILPERRDEVQELTCTDLEESSEWAVSSLEDRRETAKPTKGPGPARKSLDSPSTSVWGTSTGKGAKSGLTEAGTGSTLKSSLCSLSDISDSEDFSNK; this is encoded by the exons ATG CCATTTCACGACGGAGCGTACTACCCGTACACAGGTGACACCCAAGGGACCCACTCCTCAGCAGGGATCCCCTCCCTCCTGAACTCCCCGCTCAGCATCATGACTCCTCCATCCAGCGGCGCCTCCGTCGTCCTCCCCTTCAAGTTCCGTCCGCGCCGGGAGAGCGTGGACTGGCGGCGAATCAACGCCGTGGACATAGACCTGGTGGTGAGCCAGCTGGACCTGGACGCCCTGCAGGAGCACATCAGCAGCGTGACGTTCTGCAGCCTGGACGGCGAGCGGTGCCAGCGCTGCCAGAGCCCCGTGGACCCGGCTCTGGTCAAGCTCCTGCGGCTGGCCCAGCTGACGTTGGAGTGGCTCCTGCACTGCCAGGAGTTCCTCACCCTGAACCTGCGTGCGGTGGAGGAGAAGCTGGCGGCGGCCGGCAGGGAGCGTGAGCAGCTGCTGGATCAGcagaagaagcaggaggagaaggtgaagaCGCTGACCGACGAGCTCAAGCAGAGGAAGAAAGTCATCCGCACCCAGCAGTCCATGCTCACGCCACGAATCATCAGTGGCCATAAG tGTCCACATTGTGATAAATCCTTCCTCAATTCCTCATTCCTCCAGAATCACATGCAGCGCCGCCACCCTGACGAGTATGAGATCG AGTATCGCTCGGACAGCGAGAAGAAATCTCAGATAGACTGCCTCAAATCAGAGATCAGCAGTCTGAAGGAGCAGGTTGTTCAGCAGCAAATGGACTTGCAAGCCAAAACAGCTCAG GAAAAAGAGCAGCAGTCCCAGCACAAAGACCTGCTGAGAGAACTGGACCGTTTCAAAGCTGAGGAGATGGCGCGCATGGACAGAAAGATAGAGGACAGCAGGGATGGCATGCGCAGGGAGATGGAATTTCTCTACACCCGAAATATTCAGGCTCTCAAT GAAGCTAATCAGAATCAGACAGCGAAGCATGAAAAACCAGCCAGCCCTGTTCACTCACAGCCAGAGAGAGATCTGGACAACTACAGAGAGATGCAGATACAAGCCATACAGAAGCTGGAGCACCAACTGAAGAAACAG GATAAAAAGTGGGGATCCAGGCTGCAGGAGATAAAGGCCCAACACGAGTCTGAGAAAAACCag CTGCTGAACGAGCTGAGCAGAATGCAGTCGTCCGTGTCCGAGCACCAGGAGAGCAGCCAGCGGCTGCAGCAGGAGATGGGCAGGAGGCTGCAGGAGAGGGAGCACACCATCAAGGCCCAGAGGGAGCAG ATAAGGAATATCTCATTGAATCCACCCACCAAAATAGTGGAAATACCAG TCATTGTCAGTGCTCCAGCTCCAGAGCCTAAACCAAAGAGAGTCGTGCTCG actcAAGCAGCTTCTCTGAGAGGAGGCCCGTGGAGAAGAGGCCCGAGCCTGCACCTGAGAAGAAACAGAGGGCGACCACCAACGCCCTGAAAAGGAACCCCAACATCAAGAAGGAGATGCGGCCGGATCTGGAGCAGGCGGTCATTGAGAAGCTGGAGAACCTGGGAGTCAAGGCG GATCAGAGTGGTCTTAGGGACAAAGAGCTCAACTCCATCCTGGCCAAAGTGCACTCAAAGCGGGAGAGCATTGCGAAGGGGATGCCCGACTACTGGCGCCATCGGGAGGAGATCTCCAGCAGCGTGGAGCAGAAGCTGGGCGGTCAGAGGAGAGGCAGCGACCCAGCTCCCGAGTCACAGACCAGATCCAGACAAACGGTTCAAG TGCTGCAGATCCGCCCCAGATCCAGCAGCCTGCCCTCCAGAGCGACCCAGGTGGTGTCCGGACCTGCAGTCAAACAGCCCAAGACCCCCCAGCCGACACCGAGGACCAGGACCACCGCCCAGCCCAAGACATCTACACCCAACACCAAGGCCGCTCCGAGGATCTTCACATCCAA GACCCCTCCTTTCAGTTCAGATGAGGAATCTGAAGAAGAGGACACAGATGTCGAGGATGAGCGTCATCAAAAACACCAGAGGGGCAAATCCCCACAGCCCAGACTGAACCAGGTCCAAATCAGAGCCAGCAAAGCCAGTCCAGTCCAGGCCAAGCGGGCTCAAGCCAGGCAGTCATTCATCTCAAACCCCCAGCAGGCCAGGAGCTCAGTGGGCGGTTCGACAAGGACCGCAGTCGCAAAGATGGAGAGCGACGAGGACGAGTGGTCTGAGGTCAGCGAGCTGCAGGAGATCGACCCGAAGCGTCTCCAGAGTTTCAAAGACCAGAACGGAAACGTGGACAAGAGGAACTTTGGCAAAG AGAACAAGATCAACGACCTGGCTAGAAAAATGGAGAAGCAGTTTGCAGATAGAGCGGTAAAGAAACCAGCAGGGGGCGTCAGCATCTtaccagagaggagagacgagGTTCAGGAGCTCACG TGCACAGATCTCGAGGAGAGCAGTGAGTGGGCGGTGTCATCCTTAGAAGACAGACGGGAAACGGCTAAACCGACTAAGGGCCCTGGACCAGCCAGGAAGAGCCTGGACTCACCCAGCACCAGCGTGTGGGGAACCTCCACCGGAAAAGGTGCAAAATCAG GTCTGACCGAAGCTGGAACAGGAAGCACCCTGAAGAGCAGCCTGTGCTCCCTCAGCGACATCAGTGACTCCGAGGACTTTagcaataaataa
- the dzip1 gene encoding cilium assembly protein DZIP1 isoform X2: MTPPSSGASVVLPFKFRPRRESVDWRRINAVDIDLVVSQLDLDALQEHISSVTFCSLDGERCQRCQSPVDPALVKLLRLAQLTLEWLLHCQEFLTLNLRAVEEKLAAAGREREQLLDQQKKQEEKVKTLTDELKQRKKVIRTQQSMLTPRIISGHKCPHCDKSFLNSSFLQNHMQRRHPDEYEIEYRSDSEKKSQIDCLKSEISSLKEQVVQQQMDLQAKTAQEKEQQSQHKDLLRELDRFKAEEMARMDRKIEDSRDGMRREMEFLYTRNIQALNEANQNQTAKHEKPASPVHSQPERDLDNYREMQIQAIQKLEHQLKKQDKKWGSRLQEIKAQHESEKNQLLNELSRMQSSVSEHQESSQRLQQEMGRRLQEREHTIKAQREQIRNISLNPPTKIVEIPVIVSAPAPEPKPKRVVLDSSSFSERRPVEKRPEPAPEKKQRATTNALKRNPNIKKEMRPDLEQAVIEKLENLGVKADQSGLRDKELNSILAKVHSKRESIAKGMPDYWRHREEISSSVEQKLGGQRRGSDPAPESQTRSRQTVQVLQIRPRSSSLPSRATQVVSGPAVKQPKTPQPTPRTRTTAQPKTSTPNTKAAPRIFTSKTPPFSSDEESEEEDTDVEDERHQKHQRGKSPQPRLNQVQIRASKASPVQAKRAQARQSFISNPQQARSSVGGSTRTAVAKMESDEDEWSEVSELQEIDPKRLQSFKDQNGNVDKRNFGKENKINDLARKMEKQFADRAVKKPAGGVSILPERRDEVQELTCTDLEESSEWAVSSLEDRRETAKPTKGPGPARKSLDSPSTSVWGTSTGKGAKSGLTEAGTGSTLKSSLCSLSDISDSEDFSNK, encoded by the exons ATGACTCCTCCATCCAGCGGCGCCTCCGTCGTCCTCCCCTTCAAGTTCCGTCCGCGCCGGGAGAGCGTGGACTGGCGGCGAATCAACGCCGTGGACATAGACCTGGTGGTGAGCCAGCTGGACCTGGACGCCCTGCAGGAGCACATCAGCAGCGTGACGTTCTGCAGCCTGGACGGCGAGCGGTGCCAGCGCTGCCAGAGCCCCGTGGACCCGGCTCTGGTCAAGCTCCTGCGGCTGGCCCAGCTGACGTTGGAGTGGCTCCTGCACTGCCAGGAGTTCCTCACCCTGAACCTGCGTGCGGTGGAGGAGAAGCTGGCGGCGGCCGGCAGGGAGCGTGAGCAGCTGCTGGATCAGcagaagaagcaggaggagaaggtgaagaCGCTGACCGACGAGCTCAAGCAGAGGAAGAAAGTCATCCGCACCCAGCAGTCCATGCTCACGCCACGAATCATCAGTGGCCATAAG tGTCCACATTGTGATAAATCCTTCCTCAATTCCTCATTCCTCCAGAATCACATGCAGCGCCGCCACCCTGACGAGTATGAGATCG AGTATCGCTCGGACAGCGAGAAGAAATCTCAGATAGACTGCCTCAAATCAGAGATCAGCAGTCTGAAGGAGCAGGTTGTTCAGCAGCAAATGGACTTGCAAGCCAAAACAGCTCAG GAAAAAGAGCAGCAGTCCCAGCACAAAGACCTGCTGAGAGAACTGGACCGTTTCAAAGCTGAGGAGATGGCGCGCATGGACAGAAAGATAGAGGACAGCAGGGATGGCATGCGCAGGGAGATGGAATTTCTCTACACCCGAAATATTCAGGCTCTCAAT GAAGCTAATCAGAATCAGACAGCGAAGCATGAAAAACCAGCCAGCCCTGTTCACTCACAGCCAGAGAGAGATCTGGACAACTACAGAGAGATGCAGATACAAGCCATACAGAAGCTGGAGCACCAACTGAAGAAACAG GATAAAAAGTGGGGATCCAGGCTGCAGGAGATAAAGGCCCAACACGAGTCTGAGAAAAACCag CTGCTGAACGAGCTGAGCAGAATGCAGTCGTCCGTGTCCGAGCACCAGGAGAGCAGCCAGCGGCTGCAGCAGGAGATGGGCAGGAGGCTGCAGGAGAGGGAGCACACCATCAAGGCCCAGAGGGAGCAG ATAAGGAATATCTCATTGAATCCACCCACCAAAATAGTGGAAATACCAG TCATTGTCAGTGCTCCAGCTCCAGAGCCTAAACCAAAGAGAGTCGTGCTCG actcAAGCAGCTTCTCTGAGAGGAGGCCCGTGGAGAAGAGGCCCGAGCCTGCACCTGAGAAGAAACAGAGGGCGACCACCAACGCCCTGAAAAGGAACCCCAACATCAAGAAGGAGATGCGGCCGGATCTGGAGCAGGCGGTCATTGAGAAGCTGGAGAACCTGGGAGTCAAGGCG GATCAGAGTGGTCTTAGGGACAAAGAGCTCAACTCCATCCTGGCCAAAGTGCACTCAAAGCGGGAGAGCATTGCGAAGGGGATGCCCGACTACTGGCGCCATCGGGAGGAGATCTCCAGCAGCGTGGAGCAGAAGCTGGGCGGTCAGAGGAGAGGCAGCGACCCAGCTCCCGAGTCACAGACCAGATCCAGACAAACGGTTCAAG TGCTGCAGATCCGCCCCAGATCCAGCAGCCTGCCCTCCAGAGCGACCCAGGTGGTGTCCGGACCTGCAGTCAAACAGCCCAAGACCCCCCAGCCGACACCGAGGACCAGGACCACCGCCCAGCCCAAGACATCTACACCCAACACCAAGGCCGCTCCGAGGATCTTCACATCCAA GACCCCTCCTTTCAGTTCAGATGAGGAATCTGAAGAAGAGGACACAGATGTCGAGGATGAGCGTCATCAAAAACACCAGAGGGGCAAATCCCCACAGCCCAGACTGAACCAGGTCCAAATCAGAGCCAGCAAAGCCAGTCCAGTCCAGGCCAAGCGGGCTCAAGCCAGGCAGTCATTCATCTCAAACCCCCAGCAGGCCAGGAGCTCAGTGGGCGGTTCGACAAGGACCGCAGTCGCAAAGATGGAGAGCGACGAGGACGAGTGGTCTGAGGTCAGCGAGCTGCAGGAGATCGACCCGAAGCGTCTCCAGAGTTTCAAAGACCAGAACGGAAACGTGGACAAGAGGAACTTTGGCAAAG AGAACAAGATCAACGACCTGGCTAGAAAAATGGAGAAGCAGTTTGCAGATAGAGCGGTAAAGAAACCAGCAGGGGGCGTCAGCATCTtaccagagaggagagacgagGTTCAGGAGCTCACG TGCACAGATCTCGAGGAGAGCAGTGAGTGGGCGGTGTCATCCTTAGAAGACAGACGGGAAACGGCTAAACCGACTAAGGGCCCTGGACCAGCCAGGAAGAGCCTGGACTCACCCAGCACCAGCGTGTGGGGAACCTCCACCGGAAAAGGTGCAAAATCAG GTCTGACCGAAGCTGGAACAGGAAGCACCCTGAAGAGCAGCCTGTGCTCCCTCAGCGACATCAGTGACTCCGAGGACTTTagcaataaataa
- the LOC129111928 gene encoding claudin-10-like, translating to MKYWTVVMYMEIGSFVSCLCGWVLVCSTLPTEYWTFSEVGTIVLTTSNYYSNLWRDCVSDTTGVSDCKDYPSMLALPVFLHACRALAVCSVITGFFGGVLTLVGMKCTKIGGSEIANARVTFAGGITYLVSGFCGMITYSWWANRVITEFLDQNFRAQKFEIGAAVFIGWGGSILLLSGGTVLTYFSGKEGLPKTSSRPRRPATYATARTRRTYMLPGSSSRVNLGPPLFYEGRKSRASRAATGTRLTFNRDSFV from the exons ATGAAATACTGGACGGTGGTGATGTACATGGAGATCGGCAGCTTCGTGTCCTGCCTGTGTGGATGGGTCCTGGTGTGCTCCACCCTTCCCACGGAGTACTGGACCTTCTCCGAGGTTGGCACCATCGTGCTGACCACCTCCAACTACTACTCCAACCTGTGGAGGGACTGCGTCTCGGACACCACGGGGGTGTCCGACTGCAAGGATTACCCCTCCATGCTGGCCCTGCCTG TGTTCCTACACGCCTGCAGAGCGCTCGCCGTCTGTTCCGTCATCACCGGTTTCTTCGGAGGCGTCCTCACACTCGTCGGGATGAAATGCACCAAAATAGGCGGATCAGAGATTGCCAACGCCAGGGTGACCTTCGCCGGCGGTATAACCTACCTGGTTTCAG GGTTCTGCGGTATGATCACCTACTCATGGTGGGCCAACAGAGTCATAACAGAATTCTTGGACCAAAATTTCAGGGCACAGAA ATTTGAAATTGGAGCTGCAGTTTTCATTGGCTGGGGAGGCTCcatccttctcctctctggagGGACAGTGCTGACTTACTTCTCTGGAAAAGAAGGTCTCCCAAAAAC TTCCTCAAGGCCACGGAGGCCGGCCACTTACGCCACCGCCCGAACCAGACGGACCTACATGCTGCCCGGCTCGTCGTCCAGAGTGAATCTGGGGCCGCCGCTGTTTTATGAGGGCAGGAAGAGCAGAGCGAGCAGAGCAGCAACGGGGACCAGACTGACCTTCAACAGGGACAGCTTTGTCTGA